In Anaerolineales bacterium, the genomic stretch AGCGAAAGGACCGACGATCCGGTGTGCGGCACGGTGTCGTCCGGCGGAACGGAGAGCATCCTGCTGGCGATGAAGACGTACCGCGACTGGGCGCGGGCGACGAAGGGTATCACGGCGCCCGAGATCATCGCTCCGGTCACGGCCCACGCCGCCTTCGACAAGGCCGCCCAGTACTTCGGCCTCCGACTTGTCCGGACGCCGCTGGATGGGGACTACGCCGCCGATGTGGCCGCAGTCGAGGCCGCCATCACCCCGAACACGGTGGCGATGATCGGCTCGGCCCCGTCATTCCCGCATGGCGTGGTCGATCCCATCGAGGCTCTTTCCGAACTGGCCCGGGCTCGCGGAATAGGGTTTCACACCGATGGCTGCCTGGGCGGATTCCTGTTGCCCTGGGCCGAGCGGCTGGGCTTTCCGGTGCCGGCGTTCGACTTCCGCCTGCCGGGCGTGACCTCAATCTCAGCCGACACCCACAAGTTCGGCTACGCCGCCAAGGGCTCGTCGGTGGTGCTCTACCGGACGCCGGACTTGCGACGCTATCAGTACTACGCTACAGCTGACTGGCCGGGAGGGCTGTACTTCTCGCCCACCTTCGCCGGGAGCCGGCCCGGTGCCCTCTCGGCAGTGTGCTGGGCGGCGATGATGTCCATCGGCGAGCAAGGCTACCTGCAGGCTGCCAAACGAATTCTCGAGACAACGGCCTGGCTCCGGGAGGGCGTGGCCGGAATTCCTGGGCTACACCTGATCGGCCGCTCGCTGTTCATCGTCGCCTTCGCCTCCCACGAGGTCGACGTCTACGCCGTGCTCGATGCGCTGGCCAAGAAGCAGTGGAACTTGAACGGGCTGCAGAACCCGGCCAGCCTGCATCTGTGCATCACGCAACGCCACACGCAGCCGGGAGTGGCGGAAGCCTTCATCGCAGATCTGCAAGCGGCCGTCGAGCACGTCCGGCGCAACCCGCAGGACAAGGGTACGATGGGGGCGGTCTATGGCCTGGCCGGGAGCGTCCCGGTCAAGAGCCTGGTCGCCGATTTCTTGAAGACCTATATCGACTTGATGTATCGCGTCGACTGAAGGGTAAGGACGGCAATCGTGGAGGGCGATGCATGATCAATACCCGGGCCCTGCGTGCGATCGAGGCCATCTCGGTGCTGCTGTTCTTCCTGCGCGGGATGCGCATCCTGTTCTCGATGATGTTCGGCATCCTGTACGACCAGCTGTTCGCTGGAACGCCGGACATCTGGCTGCTCGTGACCCTGGTGCTTGTCGCCCTGGCGTTCGTTGCCCCGGTTGCGGCCAGCGAGCAACCGACTCGCCGCTGGATGATGCTGGTCGTGTTCGCCGCGGCCCTGGGGAGCATCGGACTGAGC encodes the following:
- a CDS encoding aminotransferase class V-fold PLP-dependent enzyme codes for the protein SERTDDPVCGTVSSGGTESILLAMKTYRDWARATKGITAPEIIAPVTAHAAFDKAAQYFGLRLVRTPLDGDYAADVAAVEAAITPNTVAMIGSAPSFPHGVVDPIEALSELARARGIGFHTDGCLGGFLLPWAERLGFPVPAFDFRLPGVTSISADTHKFGYAAKGSSVVLYRTPDLRRYQYYATADWPGGLYFSPTFAGSRPGALSAVCWAAMMSIGEQGYLQAAKRILETTAWLREGVAGIPGLHLIGRSLFIVAFASHEVDVYAVLDALAKKQWNLNGLQNPASLHLCITQRHTQPGVAEAFIADLQAAVEHVRRNPQDKGTMGAVYGLAGSVPVKSLVADFLKTYIDLMYRVD